A DNA window from Bacteroides cellulosilyticus contains the following coding sequences:
- a CDS encoding 1-acyl-sn-glycerol-3-phosphate acyltransferase produces the protein MKKAIYSFIYYRILGWKTNVTVPDYDKCVITAAPHTSNWDLFIGKLFYGAIGRKTCFMMKKEWFFFPLGLIFKAVGGIPVDRGRKTSLVDQMTERFAKSKKFQLAITPEGTRKANPNWKKGFYFIALKAQVPIVLIGMDYTTKTISATKAIMPSGDIEKDMREVKLYYKDFKGKNPKNFALGNI, from the coding sequence ATGAAAAAAGCAATATACAGCTTTATCTACTATCGCATTTTGGGATGGAAGACAAACGTGACGGTGCCGGATTATGATAAATGCGTGATAACTGCAGCACCTCATACATCTAATTGGGATTTATTTATCGGCAAACTATTTTACGGAGCTATCGGACGAAAAACATGCTTCATGATGAAAAAAGAATGGTTCTTCTTTCCGCTGGGATTAATTTTCAAAGCCGTAGGTGGCATACCGGTAGATCGGGGACGCAAAACATCATTGGTAGACCAGATGACGGAAAGATTCGCCAAAAGCAAGAAATTCCAACTCGCCATTACACCGGAAGGAACCCGTAAAGCAAATCCTAATTGGAAAAAAGGATTTTATTTTATTGCATTGAAAGCGCAAGTGCCTATCGTATTGATAGGTATGGATTATACCACTAAAACGATTTCTGCGACAAAGGCGATTATGCCATCGGGAGATATCGAAAAGGATATGCGCGAGGTAAAGCTCTATTATAAGGATTTCAAAGGGAAGAACCCGAAGAACTTTGCTTTAGGAAACATTTAA